The following DNA comes from Suricata suricatta isolate VVHF042 unplaced genomic scaffold, meerkat_22Aug2017_6uvM2_HiC HiC_scaffold_24084, whole genome shotgun sequence.
AAACTCATGACCTTGTTTACCGTTTTTCTACATACAGTATTCTTTTTACTGCACTCtttacatctttgtttcttaaagtgtAGATCAGAGGGTTAAGGGTGGGTGTGACAATTGTGTAAAAGAGAGTAAGGAACTTCCCCTCAACTTGGGATGTGCTATTCTGTGGCTTCATGTACATATAAATGACTGTTCCATAAAAGAGAGTTACTACCGTGAGGTGGGAACCACATGTATTAAGGACCTTATGCCACCTTGCTGTAGACTTGATCCTCACGACAGCTTGAGTGATAATTGCATATGAGATGAGAATTAGTGATAGAGGTACTAGAAGAAATATCACTCCAAGAGTAAAGACAGTGATCTTCATTACTTTTGAGTAGACACAAGCCATTTTGAGCAAGGCTGGCATCTCACAGAAAAAATTATCCACCTCCCGGTGTCCACACCTTGGCAACCTCAAAGTCAGGGAGCAAAGCATTAAAGCACTGCCAAGACCACCTAACCAGGTGGTGAGCACCATGTTCTGGCAAAGCTGAGGATGCATTATTACTGTGTAGTGAAGAGGTTGACAGACAGCagcatagcggtcataggccatcacagccAAGAGAAGACATTCT
Coding sequences within:
- the LOC115284873 gene encoding putative olfactory receptor 2W6 → IILVSYLDSQLHTPMYFFLSNLSFLDLCYATSIIPQMLVNLWGPTKSITYGGCVLQFFFALDFGATECLLLAVMAYDRYAAVCQPLHYTVIMHPQLCQNMVLTTWLGGLGSALMLCSLTLRLPRCGHREVDNFFCEMPALLKMACVYSKVMKITVFTLGVIFLLVPLSLILISYAIITQAVVRIKSTARWHKVLNTCGSHLTVVTLFYGTVIYMYMKPQNSTSQVEGKFLTLFYTIVTPTLNPLIYTLRNKDVKSAVKRILYVEKR